The Nitrospiraceae bacterium genome has a window encoding:
- the tolB gene encoding Tol-Pal system beta propeller repeat protein TolB: MNRLIGGLCIALCLFAGAGVFGILDSRATDVFLEATRPDFQKIPIGVFGFQNGGGPEWLGGRIEEVLKADLKRSLVFSLVDLPSIGVKTREVTAADKAVFKQAADGGVSVLVWGKSGPKNGDKDNDLLMDGYVYDSGSAEIVGGKRYVGSTNVVRLMAHRFADELVFRYTGEPGIARTKIVYVAEHGNARELYVMDYDGYEPKQITADGFLNLMPRWSPDRRFIVFTAYRSRNTQDIDILELATGKRWTLVSLSGLNITPALSPDGNFLAFATSQDGNSEIYKLDTRSKDMQRLTVNPGGDLSPTWSPTGRELAFTSDRGGGPQVFVMSSDGSNVRRLTYEGDYNAAPAWSPRGNWIAYVCRTAQRTYKLCMVTPDGQKRVQITTGNGIDDSPSWSPDGRHLTFSSTVDGKSHIYMVNTDGTDLERITFGGTHNSAPSWSPAL, encoded by the coding sequence ATGAATCGACTGATCGGGGGACTGTGCATTGCACTCTGTCTGTTTGCCGGGGCGGGGGTCTTTGGCATTCTCGACTCCAGGGCAACGGATGTGTTTCTGGAAGCGACACGCCCGGATTTCCAGAAGATACCGATCGGTGTCTTCGGATTTCAAAACGGCGGCGGCCCGGAATGGTTGGGCGGCCGGATCGAAGAAGTTCTGAAGGCCGATCTTAAGCGGTCCCTTGTATTTTCGTTGGTCGATTTGCCTTCCATCGGGGTGAAGACCCGCGAAGTGACGGCGGCGGACAAGGCCGTCTTCAAACAGGCGGCCGACGGCGGGGTGTCTGTGCTGGTGTGGGGCAAGTCCGGTCCGAAGAACGGCGACAAGGATAACGACCTGCTCATGGACGGCTACGTCTATGACAGCGGGAGCGCTGAGATCGTCGGCGGAAAGCGGTACGTGGGTTCAACCAACGTGGTGCGGCTGATGGCCCACCGGTTTGCGGATGAATTGGTGTTTCGGTACACCGGTGAGCCGGGGATTGCACGGACCAAGATCGTCTATGTCGCCGAGCACGGCAATGCCCGCGAATTGTACGTGATGGATTACGACGGCTATGAACCGAAGCAAATTACCGCCGACGGTTTTCTGAATCTGATGCCGCGCTGGTCACCCGATCGCCGGTTCATCGTGTTTACGGCTTATCGGAGCCGCAACACACAGGACATCGACATCTTGGAATTGGCGACCGGCAAGCGCTGGACCCTGGTCTCGCTCAGCGGGTTGAATATCACGCCGGCGTTGTCTCCGGATGGAAATTTCTTGGCCTTCGCGACCAGCCAGGACGGCAATTCGGAAATTTACAAGCTCGATACGCGTAGCAAAGACATGCAGCGGCTCACGGTCAATCCCGGCGGCGATCTCTCGCCGACCTGGTCGCCGACCGGGCGGGAGTTGGCCTTTACCTCCGATCGTGGCGGAGGGCCGCAGGTGTTTGTGATGAGCTCCGACGGATCCAACGTTCGGCGCTTAACCTATGAAGGAGATTACAACGCGGCGCCGGCTTGGTCTCCGCGGGGCAACTGGATCGCGTATGTCTGCCGCACTGCACAACGCACCTACAAGTTGTGTATGGTGACGCCCGACGGGCAGAAGCGGGTGCAGATAACAACGGGCAACGGGATCGATGATTCCCCCTCCTGGTCTCCCGACGGTCGTCACCTTACCTTCAGTTCGACCGTGGACGGCAAGAGCCACATCTATATGGTCAATACCGATGGCACCGATTTGGAACGAATTACGTTCGGGGGCACCCATAACAGCGCGCCATCGTGGTCCCCGGCGTTGTGA
- a CDS encoding TonB family protein: MTSQTLPRQASLFLLGDLVEAGTRQLRKTVVISLVVHLCLLAVIMGMKLFKKVERPLSAMQVSLVTLPTSEAKDEPKVEKAVPRPTPQPKPVQSTPIPVPPKPVQTPPPPAPAPPRPAPVQAKPAPPAPQPVPVAPPAPVAPPPPTLAAPQSIQSPVKAPAAAPVAHRSEALRDLMKDVELPPNAPQYGDLAPMKAADAKKAAQPKLERSPERNEFDDVIKKLKVPEMPAEAPREPPKISPAPPKPQQKSLSEEMNRDLDRELEDLKKFQPPPMKPAEPVREVKPMFSEPRPVAPPPMTASAARTKPDTKMRVPGVAGSNQYLARVQARISSLWTAPPVDLSGKALTVVVRFRLERDGRVSSVVIEQSSGNEYYDLSAHRAIQSAVPLPPFPPDLTDSYFDAHFTFAVGEAAG; the protein is encoded by the coding sequence ATGACATCCCAGACCCTCCCAAGACAGGCCTCCCTCTTTTTGCTGGGTGATCTGGTCGAAGCCGGTACACGCCAGCTGCGGAAGACCGTCGTGATCTCCTTGGTGGTGCATCTCTGCCTGCTGGCGGTGATCATGGGGATGAAGCTCTTTAAGAAGGTTGAGCGACCGCTTTCGGCGATGCAGGTCTCGTTAGTAACCTTGCCGACTTCGGAAGCCAAGGATGAGCCCAAGGTTGAGAAGGCGGTTCCACGTCCGACGCCTCAACCGAAACCGGTGCAGTCGACGCCGATTCCGGTCCCCCCCAAGCCGGTGCAGACGCCGCCTCCGCCGGCCCCGGCCCCTCCGCGTCCGGCTCCCGTGCAGGCCAAACCGGCTCCCCCGGCTCCGCAGCCGGTTCCGGTCGCTCCGCCGGCTCCGGTAGCACCTCCGCCTCCGACATTGGCGGCGCCACAGTCGATTCAAAGTCCGGTTAAGGCGCCGGCGGCTGCGCCTGTGGCCCATCGCTCCGAAGCGTTGCGGGACCTGATGAAAGATGTGGAACTGCCTCCGAATGCGCCTCAATATGGCGATTTGGCCCCCATGAAGGCCGCGGACGCGAAAAAGGCCGCTCAGCCGAAACTGGAGCGGTCTCCGGAGCGGAACGAATTCGATGATGTCATTAAGAAGCTGAAGGTGCCGGAGATGCCGGCCGAAGCGCCGCGCGAGCCGCCGAAAATCAGTCCGGCTCCGCCGAAGCCGCAGCAAAAGTCGTTGTCCGAAGAAATGAATCGGGATCTGGATCGCGAGTTGGAGGATCTAAAGAAGTTTCAGCCGCCTCCCATGAAACCGGCCGAGCCGGTACGCGAGGTGAAGCCGATGTTCTCGGAGCCTCGACCGGTCGCTCCTCCGCCTATGACGGCGAGTGCGGCGCGTACGAAGCCCGATACGAAGATGCGGGTTCCGGGCGTGGCAGGGTCTAATCAATACTTGGCGCGTGTGCAGGCACGGATCAGTAGCCTGTGGACGGCGCCTCCCGTTGATTTGTCCGGGAAAGCACTCACCGTGGTGGTGCGGTTCCGGCTCGAGCGGGACGGCCGAGTGAGCAGCGTGGTGATCGAACAATCGTCGGGGAATGAGTACTATGATCTCTCGGCCCATCGAGCGATTCAGAGTGCGGTGCCGCTGCCGCCGTTTCCACCGGATTTGACGGATTCTTATTTTGACGCCCATTTTACTTTTGCCGTAGGCGAGGCTGCAGGATGA
- a CDS encoding biopolymer transporter ExbD has protein sequence MMSETRHRRFMAEINVIPLVDVVLVLLVIFMVTAPMLYRGMDINLPKSATNTIKPEARAVLSIERDQRLYLDKDQVSPIQLERKLRALKDQNPEVSLFLRADRDVPYGIVVQVMDSVKKAGIEKLGMVTEPTASERVTESFPAPASPRKK, from the coding sequence ATGATGTCGGAAACGCGCCATCGGCGGTTCATGGCGGAGATCAATGTGATCCCGTTGGTGGACGTCGTCCTCGTGCTGTTGGTGATTTTCATGGTCACCGCGCCGATGTTGTATCGCGGCATGGACATCAATCTGCCGAAATCCGCGACCAATACGATTAAGCCTGAAGCACGGGCCGTTTTGTCGATTGAGCGGGATCAGCGATTGTATTTGGATAAGGATCAAGTCAGCCCGATTCAGCTTGAACGGAAGTTGCGCGCGCTGAAGGATCAAAATCCGGAGGTGTCGCTGTTTCTGCGTGCCGACCGCGACGTGCCCTACGGGATCGTCGTCCAGGTTATGGACAGCGTGAAGAAGGCGGGGATAGAGAAGCTCGGCATGGTGACCGAGCCCACGGCTTCGGAACGTGTGACCGAGTCGTTCCCGGCTCCGGCTTCCCCGCGCAAGAAATAA